Proteins co-encoded in one Flavobacteriaceae bacterium MAR_2009_75 genomic window:
- a CDS encoding phosphotriesterase-related protein has translation MNNSNLFWVFILLFLPWATCFSQQETMETVRGPIEVSELGFSLPHEHVMSNFGKPQDSTSVYDEEVLFKQVLPYLKQLKSLGVDAIFDCTTAYFGRRIDLLKKISEQTDINIITNTGFYGGANDKYIPQLAYRKQASDIADIWIDEFENGIEGTSIRPGFIKLAFDSGNPSEIDLKLFEAGVLTHLKTGLTLAVHTGENIEAAKSEMRLLEHNDVHPSAWIWVHANKVTEDKPLLDAAKKGVWISLDGVNETNYKNYAQRIQNFKKKQLLDQLLLSHDGNGFPAGGTIRSFDAIVKFLIPELIALGFTPKEIDLLTKENPQKAFLPSIKLIRDKN, from the coding sequence ATGAATAATAGCAATCTTTTCTGGGTATTTATTCTGTTGTTCTTGCCATGGGCCACGTGTTTTTCGCAACAAGAAACTATGGAGACCGTAAGAGGCCCCATTGAAGTTTCTGAACTTGGCTTTTCGTTGCCCCACGAACATGTGATGTCGAATTTTGGTAAACCGCAAGATTCAACTTCAGTGTATGATGAAGAGGTATTGTTCAAGCAGGTTCTACCCTATCTAAAGCAATTGAAGTCACTAGGTGTCGACGCCATTTTTGATTGCACTACTGCCTATTTTGGTCGTCGAATTGACTTGCTAAAGAAAATTTCAGAACAAACCGATATCAACATTATAACCAATACCGGTTTTTACGGAGGTGCAAATGATAAATATATACCTCAACTGGCCTACAGGAAACAGGCTTCAGATATTGCCGATATATGGATCGATGAGTTTGAAAACGGAATCGAAGGCACATCTATCAGACCTGGCTTTATTAAGTTGGCTTTTGATAGTGGAAATCCATCTGAAATCGACTTAAAGTTGTTTGAGGCGGGAGTACTTACACACCTAAAAACAGGACTCACCCTGGCCGTACATACCGGTGAAAATATCGAAGCCGCTAAGTCAGAAATGCGTTTGTTAGAACATAACGATGTACACCCTAGTGCTTGGATTTGGGTGCACGCCAATAAAGTCACAGAAGACAAGCCGTTATTAGATGCCGCTAAAAAAGGAGTTTGGATATCTCTGGATGGTGTTAATGAAACCAATTATAAGAATTACGCCCAACGTATTCAAAATTTCAAGAAAAAACAGCTACTTGACCAACTGTTGCTTTCTCACGATGGTAACGGATTTCCTGCAGGTGGTACCATTCGAAGTTTTGATGCCATCGTAAAATTTCTGATTCCTGAACTTATAGCTCTTGGTTTCACTCCAAAAGAGATCGATTTGCTTACCAAAGAAAATCCGCAAAAGGCATTTCTCCCCTCCATTAAATTGATTCGAGATAAGAATTAG